From the Micromonospora echinofusca genome, the window GCACGCCACCGGCAGCCCGTACCCGGGCAACGCGGCGCTCGGCGCGATCGACGAGGTGGCGCTGACCCGACGGGTCTACGAGGCCATCGGCGCGGAGCTGGCCGCCCTGGGCGTCACCGTCAACCTCGCGCCCACCGTGGACGTGAACACCGCCGACGAGAACCCGGTCATCGGCACCCGCTCGTTCGGCGCCGACCCGGCCCGGGTCGCCGCGCACTCCGCCGCCGCCGTGACCGGGCTCCAGGCCGCCGGGGTCGCCGCCTGCGCCAAGCACTTCCCGGGGCACGGCGCGACGGTCGCCGACTCCCACCACGAGCTGCCCACCGTGGACGTGCCGCTCGACGTGCTGCGCTGGCGCGACCTGCCGCCGTTCGCCGCGGTCGTCGAGGCCGGCGCGCGGGCCGTGATGACCGCGCACATCCGGGTGCCGGCGCTGACCGGCGACGGCCCCGCCACGTTCAGCCGGGCGGTCCTGGTGGACCTGCTGCGCGGCGAGTACGGCTTCACCGGCACGGTCATCACCGACGCGCTGGAGATGAAGGGCGCCGCGGTGGCGGCCGGCGGGGTCGGCCCGGCCGCCGTCCGGGCCCTCGCCGCCGGCGCCGACCTGCTGTGCATCGGCGCCCAGGTCGACGCCGAGCTGGTCGAACGGGTGGTCGCGGAGATCGTCGGCGCGCTCGGCGACGGCCGCCTGGACCGGGCGCGGGTGGAGGAGGCGGCCGGCCGCGCCGCCGCGCTCGCCGCCTGGACCCGGGCCGCCGGCGCGACGTCGACCGCCCCCGACGGACTCGGGTACGCGGCGGCGCGCCGCGCCGTCCGCGTGGAGGGCGAGCTGACCGGCCTGGACCGCCCGCTGGTCGTCCAGCTGCACGCCACGTCGACCATCGCCGAGGGACGGGTGCCGTGGGGCCTCGGGCCGCACCTGGACGGCGCGGAGGAGCTGCGGGTGGTCGCCACCGAGACCGGGCCGGCCGCCCTGCGCCAGCTCGCCGGGGACCGGCCGATCGTGCTGGTCGGCCGCCACCTCCACCGGTTGCCGGGCGGCGCGGACCTGGTGACCGCGCTGGCCGCCGAGCACCCGGTGACCGTGGTCGAGATGGGCTGGCCCTCCCGGTGGCGCCCGGCCGGCGTGCGGGCGTTCGTCACCACGTACGGCGCGAGCCACGCCTGCGGCCGCGCGGCCGCCGAGGTGCTCGGCCTGGCCGGCTGACGCCGGCGCCCGCCGTCGCATACCCCGAGCTGGCCCGATCGGCTTCGACCGGGCCCGGTCGGGGTATGCGACGGCATGACCGCCACCGATCCCTGGCACCGGGCCCTGGCCGACCTCGTGTCCCGGTCCCACCGGTTGCCGCCGGACGAACTCGCGGCCACGGTCGACGCCGCGCTCCGGCCGCTGGGCGCGGCGGCGACCGTCTACCTGGTCGACGCCGAGCAGCGCGACCTGCGCCCACTGCCCGATTCGCAGCGGCCGGCGCCGGCGGTGCTGCCGATCGACACGAGCCTCGCCGGCCGCGCCTTCACGCAGGTCGAGGTGCACGCGAGCCCCGGGCCG encodes:
- a CDS encoding glycoside hydrolase family 3 N-terminal domain-containing protein, with the protein product MGLDPGLRRLALGTLLAAYPGPVPPGWAVDLVAEGLAGHTLFGTNVHDPAQVAASTAALRAGRPDVLIAIDEEGGDVTRLAHATGSPYPGNAALGAIDEVALTRRVYEAIGAELAALGVTVNLAPTVDVNTADENPVIGTRSFGADPARVAAHSAAAVTGLQAAGVAACAKHFPGHGATVADSHHELPTVDVPLDVLRWRDLPPFAAVVEAGARAVMTAHIRVPALTGDGPATFSRAVLVDLLRGEYGFTGTVITDALEMKGAAVAAGGVGPAAVRALAAGADLLCIGAQVDAELVERVVAEIVGALGDGRLDRARVEEAAGRAAALAAWTRAAGATSTAPDGLGYAAARRAVRVEGELTGLDRPLVVQLHATSTIAEGRVPWGLGPHLDGAEELRVVATETGPAALRQLAGDRPIVLVGRHLHRLPGGADLVTALAAEHPVTVVEMGWPSRWRPAGVRAFVTTYGASHACGRAAAEVLGLAG